In Streptomyces sp. NBC_01381, a genomic segment contains:
- a CDS encoding YcnI family protein — protein MKASRVSVVGGVAATAVLLLSVPAFAHVSVTAEGEAAKGGYATVNFKVPNEMDDASTNKLEISFPMDHPLASVMTQPVPGWTAKVTKTKLDKPLEMHGEKIDEAVSKVTWTADGKGVEPGTFQKFPLSIGALPEDADELVFKAVQTYDNKEVVRWIEPQQKGQEEPEHPAPALALVAASEDGHGAAASHDDAKEDAKSDDKSETASADSSDSTARVLGIVGIVVGAAGVAFGVLAGRRRANS, from the coding sequence GTGAAGGCTTCCCGCGTCTCCGTCGTCGGTGGCGTCGCCGCCACCGCCGTCCTGCTGCTCTCCGTCCCCGCCTTCGCGCATGTCAGCGTCACCGCCGAGGGCGAGGCCGCCAAGGGCGGGTACGCCACGGTCAACTTCAAGGTGCCGAACGAGATGGACGACGCCTCGACGAACAAGCTCGAGATCTCCTTCCCGATGGACCACCCGCTCGCGTCCGTCATGACGCAGCCCGTCCCCGGCTGGACCGCCAAGGTCACCAAGACGAAGCTCGACAAGCCCCTCGAGATGCACGGCGAGAAGATCGACGAGGCCGTCTCCAAGGTCACCTGGACCGCTGACGGCAAGGGCGTCGAGCCGGGCACCTTCCAGAAGTTCCCGCTCTCCATCGGCGCGCTGCCCGAGGACGCGGACGAACTCGTCTTCAAGGCCGTCCAGACGTACGACAACAAGGAAGTCGTCCGCTGGATCGAGCCCCAGCAGAAGGGCCAGGAGGAGCCGGAGCACCCGGCGCCGGCCCTCGCGCTGGTCGCCGCGTCCGAGGACGGCCACGGCGCCGCCGCATCGCACGACGACGCCAAGGAAGACGCCAAGTCGGACGACAAGAGCGAGACCGCGTCCGCCGACAGCAGCGACTCGACCGCCCGCGTCCTCGGCATCGTCGGCATCGTCGTCGGCGCCGCGGGCGTGGCCTTCGGAGTGCTCGCCGGCCGCCGGCGCGCCAACAGCTGA